Proteins from one Bartonella sp. HY328 genomic window:
- a CDS encoding cupin domain-containing protein, with amino-acid sequence MEIIRSGSRSSVKLSPDYFTGTARLDAVIDEHQGANVTCGHVTFEPSARTNWHTHPKGQAIIITFGLGLVQKEGGPIEEVRPGDVVWFEPGERHWHGASPNTAMSHFAVQELENGKTVEWLEPVSDAQYSR; translated from the coding sequence ATGGAAATTATTCGCTCTGGCAGCCGCTCATCGGTCAAATTATCGCCAGATTATTTTACCGGTACTGCCCGCCTCGATGCGGTGATTGACGAGCATCAAGGTGCCAATGTTACATGTGGCCATGTCACTTTTGAGCCATCTGCACGTACAAATTGGCACACTCACCCAAAAGGCCAAGCAATTATTATTACATTTGGCCTTGGCCTTGTGCAAAAAGAAGGTGGACCGATTGAAGAAGTGCGCCCCGGTGATGTTGTGTGGTTTGAACCTGGTGAAAGACATTGGCATGGCGCCTCCCCAAACACAGCCATGTCACACTTTGCAGTGCAAGAGCTTGAAAATGGCAAAACCGTTGAATGGTTAGAACCAGTCAGTGATGCACAATATTCACGCTAA
- a CDS encoding NAD(P)-dependent alcohol dehydrogenase, which produces MFICDGFAVSSASDTFQPFSFERRDPLAFDVDIDIAFCGICHSDLHTARGEWAGTQYPCVPGHEIVGTVRRIGSKVTKFKVGQRVGVGCMVNSCQNCDYCSQGLEQYCENGNTLTYNSPDPETGPDRYSFGGYSKRIVVNENFVLSIPDNLDLAAAAPLLCAGITTFSPLNHWKVTKGTKVGVAGLGGLGHMAVKLAHAMGAEVTMLTTSVNKVEDAHRLGADNIVLTKDSTALAKANKSLDLIIDTVAAQHDINQYFNLLRVDGTLVQVGAPVEPLPVQVFNLIPYRRSFAGSAIGGIAETQKMLDFCGEHNITADIELIAPSQIEQAYARMLKSDVKYRFVMDMSKA; this is translated from the coding sequence ATGTTTATTTGTGACGGCTTCGCCGTATCCTCAGCTAGCGACACGTTTCAGCCCTTTAGTTTCGAACGCCGTGATCCTCTAGCCTTTGATGTTGATATTGACATTGCCTTTTGTGGCATTTGCCATTCTGACCTGCATACTGCGCGTGGTGAATGGGCTGGCACCCAATATCCTTGCGTTCCGGGTCACGAAATTGTTGGTACCGTTCGCCGCATCGGTAGCAAAGTAACCAAATTTAAAGTCGGCCAACGTGTGGGCGTTGGCTGCATGGTCAATTCTTGCCAAAACTGTGATTATTGTAGCCAAGGATTGGAGCAATATTGTGAAAATGGTAATACATTAACCTATAACAGCCCCGACCCAGAAACCGGCCCTGATCGATATAGTTTTGGTGGTTATTCTAAGCGAATTGTCGTGAATGAAAATTTCGTTTTATCAATCCCTGATAATCTTGATCTTGCTGCGGCAGCCCCACTTCTTTGTGCCGGCATTACCACTTTTTCCCCCCTTAATCATTGGAAGGTTACCAAGGGCACAAAAGTAGGCGTTGCTGGTCTTGGTGGCCTTGGTCACATGGCGGTAAAACTCGCCCATGCTATGGGGGCTGAAGTCACCATGCTAACCACATCCGTCAACAAGGTTGAAGATGCACATCGTCTTGGCGCAGATAACATCGTATTGACCAAAGATTCGACAGCCTTGGCCAAAGCTAATAAAAGCCTTGATCTCATCATTGACACAGTAGCCGCGCAGCATGATATCAACCAATATTTTAATCTGCTTAGAGTTGACGGTACATTGGTACAAGTCGGCGCGCCAGTTGAGCCCCTCCCTGTGCAGGTTTTCAACCTTATTCCCTATCGCCGCTCTTTTGCTGGATCAGCCATTGGAGGCATTGCAGAAACACAAAAAATGTTGGATTTTTGTGGCGAACACAATATTACCGCAGATATCGAACTCATAGCACCAAGTCAAATTGAACAAGCCTATGCGCGAATGCTAAAAAGCGATGTAAAATACCGTTTTGTCATGGATATGTCAAAAGCCTAA